The Nitrospirae bacterium YQR-1 genomic interval ATGCAACCTGGTATAACTACTTTGCGGTTTTGACAACGTCTTTTGTTTCATTTTCATCCGGTTTTTTAATAAAAAACTTAGAGACAAAAATTCCTATTTCAAAAAGTACTATTATCGGCACCGCCATAAGGCTCTGGTTAAAAGCATCAGGGGTTGGTGTAACAACAGCAGCTATGATGAAAGCTATAACAACGGCATACTTTCTGCTTTTTTTAAGAAACGCAGGCGTCACCAGACCCAGTCTGGTTAAGACTATAATGGCTATGGGAAGCTCAAATATTACGCCAAAGGCAAGAATAAACTTCATTGTGAAATCCACATAGCGGCCAACGGAAATCATGGGTATCAGATGCTCTGTTTTATAGGTAAGCAAAAAGCCAAGTGCAAACGGAAGCACTATAACAAAACAAAAGGCTGCACCAAACATAAAAAGAATTGTTGCAGAGAAAATAAACGGCAAGACGTATTTTTTCTCGTTAGGCAAAAGCCCTGGAGATATAAACAACCAGAGCTGAGAAAACAAAATTGGCAGGGATAACACTATTGAGGCCAGCATGGAGAGCTTAATGTGCATCCAGAAAGCCTCCGCAGGCTCCAGAAAGACCAGTTTTACAGCCGCTGTGGTTTTAGGTTCAAAAAATATGAACGGTAAATGCTTTTTGAAAATTAAATTTTGCTCCATAGGCAGAATAAGTACCTTAAACAGAAATTCAGAGTAATTAAACACTACTATGAAAATAATCAGTATCGCCGAAAATGATACGATTAACCTTGTCCTTAATTCGCCGAGGTGATCTACAAAAGACATTTTCGGTTGCTCAGAGAGCTGTTGTGGAGTCTGCTCTGTCATGTGTTAAACCTGACTCATGGTTGTTTCGTTTTTTTTTATTTCAG includes:
- the tatC gene encoding twin-arginine translocase subunit TatC encodes the protein MTEQTPQQLSEQPKMSFVDHLGELRTRLIVSFSAILIIFIVVFNYSEFLFKVLILPMEQNLIFKKHLPFIFFEPKTTAAVKLVFLEPAEAFWMHIKLSMLASIVLSLPILFSQLWLFISPGLLPNEKKYVLPFIFSATILFMFGAAFCFVIVLPFALGFLLTYKTEHLIPMISVGRYVDFTMKFILAFGVIFELPIAIIVLTRLGLVTPAFLKKSRKYAVVIAFIIAAVVTPTPDAFNQSLMAVPIIVLFEIGIFVSKFFIKKPDENETKDVVKTAK